A window of the Pristis pectinata isolate sPriPec2 chromosome 27, sPriPec2.1.pri, whole genome shotgun sequence genome harbors these coding sequences:
- the zw10 gene encoding centromere/kinetochore protein zw10 homolog, producing MSSFVAEVLASSGKLEKEDIGTKISRLARRVEEVKGEVCNMIIKKYEEFIPSLKNGEDLVNQVDDVSMEIDVLKSQIENQVQRDLRVAVTEFSELKQQLEKSTALLSVLTQLHEFDTALETHHQALLEKNYTKSAAHLNKAQHNLTLLKSRKGVELKMLQILNTELIIQKEKLLYHLGEEWKQLALWNLPPSPAPIKAEDLFRWTLKTELRLCNMMSKRKSDFEPLLVSILQGFALLGELNRKLKFFSQILLKYILKPLVVEPSLEVEIELQANDAVLRFTGVDSKSDHESPAKVYQKITTVLEFLYQHLLYMPLWDSVDREEKQEVKLAELLGGMIWEELSEIIIKNCLVFSIPANSSQLELYEEVIKATDKFEEKLKEMQFLQGHSTDLLKYARNVNVHFASKKCQDVIVTARNLMTSEIHNTVKITADSKISIPKLPSLVSKVKMPKTSNIVPSDMVSLGSGKQLSSRTMCLPACRISESVQKLVELAYQTLSEATSGTPECAVQLFYTVRNMFHLFYDVVPTYHKETLQKLPQLAAIHHNNCMYIAHHLITLGHQFQCSLPSPLCDGAATFVDFVPSFRRLGTECFLAQLRTQRDELLERLSTARNLSSLEDAGNYSAANKAIRQVIHQLKRLGKVWQDVLPVHIYCKAVGTLLNTAITDIVNKITMLEDITSESADGLYSLCKTILEEGPGIFQPLPEESKNKKFQEEIPIYVPKWLKFKELMIVLQASLQELVDRWTDGKGPFAAEFSPIEAKNLIRALFQNTERRAAALAKIK from the exons ATGTCGTCGTTCGTGGCCGAGGTGCTGGCGTCGTCGGGGAAGTTGGAGAAGGAGGACATCGGCACCAAGATCAGCAGGTTGGCCCGGCGGGTGGAGGAAGTCAAG ggtgaagtaTGCAACATGATAATCAAGAAGTACGAGGAGTTCATCCCCAGTTTAAAGAATGGAGAGGATCTGGTAAATCAGGTGGATGATGTCTCTATGGAGATAGATGTCCTGAAGTCACAAATTGAAAATCAG GTGCAGAGGGACCTCCGAGTTGCTGTTACTGAATTCAGTGAACTGAAACAACAGCTGGAAAAAAGTACAGCTTTACTGAGTGTGTTAACACAGTTACATGAG TTTGATACAGCCCTAGAAACACATCACCAAGCTTTGTTAGAAAAAAACTATACCAAATCTGCTGCTCACCTCAATAAG GCACAGCATAATCTTACCTTACTAAAATCAAGAAAGGGTGTTGAGCTGAAGATGTTGCAAATACTTAACACAGAGCTCATCATACAGAAGGAGAAATTGCTGTATCATTTAGGGGAAGAGTGGAAACAGCTGGCATTATGGAACCTTCCCCCTTCACCAGCACCAATAAAAG CTGAGGATTTGTTCAGATGGACTTTGAAGACTGAGCTGCGCTTGTGCAACATGATGTCAAAGAGGAAGAGTGATTTTGAGCCACTGCTTGTATCAATACTTCAGGGCTTCGCTCTCCTTGGTGAACTGAACAGAAAACTGAAATTCTTTA GTCAGATCTTGttgaaatacattttgaaacCGCTGGTTGTTGAGCCTTCCCTTGAAGTTGAGATTGAACTTCAGGCAAACGATGCAGTTTTAAGATTCACCGGAGTTGACAGCAAATCTGATCATGAGTCACCAGCAAAAGTTTACCAGAAGATCACAACCGTTTTGGAGTTCCTGTACCAGCATCTGCTTT ATATGCCTCTCTGGGACTCCGTGGatcgtgaagaaaagcaggaggtAAAACTGGCAGAATTGCTGGGTGGCATGATCTGGGAGGAATTATCAGAAATCATTATTAAGAACTGTTTGGTATTTTCTATACCAGCAAACAGCAGCCAGTTGGAGCTGTATGAAGAG GTGATAAAAGCAACAGATAAATTTGAGGAAAAACTCAAAGAGATGCAGTTTTTGCAGGGCCACTCCACAGACTTGCTGAAATATGCGAGAAATGTAAATGTTCATTTTGCCAGTAAGAAGTGTCAAGACGTGATAGTGACTGCCAGAAACCTGATGACGTCTGAGATCCACAACACTGTAAAG ATTACAGCTGATTCGAAGATCTCCATCCCAAAGCTTCCCAGTCTAGTCAGTAAAGTAAAAATGCCTAAGACTTCCAACATTGTTCCGAGCGACATGGTAAGCTTGGGGAGTGGGAAGCAGCTCAGCAGTCGAACAATGTGTTTACCTGCCTGCCGAATCAGTGAATCCGTCCAGAAACTGGTGGAACTGGCCTACCAGACACTTTCAGAGGCTACAAGCGGCACACCCGAATG tgctgtgcagttgttctACACGGTTAGAAACATGTTCCACTTGTTCTATGATGTTGTTCCAACCTATCACAA GGAGACGCTGCAGAAGTTGCCCCAACTGGCTGCTATCCACCACAACAATTGCATGTACATTGCCCACCACTTGATTACCCTGGGACACCAATTCCAGTGCAGTCTCCCAAGTCCTTTGTGCGATGGAGCAGCAACCTTTGTAGACTTTGTGCCAAGTTTTAGGCGATTAG GAACGGAATGCTTTTTGGCACAGTTGCGTACCCAAAGAGATGAGTTGTTGGAAAGATTGTCAACTGCAAGAAATCTTTCGAGTTTGGAGGATGCGGGTAATTACTCGGCTGCAAACAAAGCTATCCGGCAG GTGATTCATCAGTTGAAGAGGCTGGGCAAAGTTTGGCAAGATGTGCTTCCAGTTCACATATATTGTAAAGCTGTGGGTACTTTGCTTAACACGGCAATCACAGATATTGTGAACAAAATCACAATGCTGGAG GACATTACCTCGGAGAGTGCTGATGGCCTTTATTCATTATGTAAAACCATACTTGAAGAAGGGCCTGGAATTTTTCAACCGCTACCTGAAGAAAGCAAGAACAAAAAGTTTCAGGAAGAGATACCAATTTATGTGCCAAAGTGGCTGAAATTCAAAGAGCTGATGATAGTTCTTCAGGCTAGCCTGCAGGAGCTGGTGGACAG GTGGACTGATGGGAAGGGCCCATTTGCAGCAGAATTTTCTCCAATTGAGGCAAAGAATTTGATCCGAGCTCTGTTTCAGAATACAGAGCGAAGAGCGGCAGCACTGGCTAAAATTAAATGA